The sequence gttgctggttcgatctccgaccatacataaagacacacacacacacacacacaaagacacgtaaacacacacacacactagcacacatgcagacacacatacatgcatgcacacgacacgcacacaaacacataaacacacacacacacacaccctcacacacatgcactcacacattcaaacacacctacataaacaaacacacaaaaaaaaataacttagacacacacacatacacaaacaaccacacactctgcactattacaaatacacaaaaaaggaacaaagtaggaaatgaacacaatttgacaagcgtgacttatttttgtggaaaaaaatgtgctggattgGGCGgcgtcatattttgtaccgctctgcggtacatctaattACATTCAGAATAGTGGCAGTTTCAAACACACCTAGCTCCACAGGAAACAAACGAGCTCACCGAGAGCCTTTTGTGCAACTAGTCCATGCCAGGCCTGAAAGGGCACAGAGGGTAGTAATACAGGTAATCTGCTATTCTGATGACATACAGCCACACATGTCCTCATTTGGATCGAAATGGAAACTTAACATTCTTTCTGAACTTGGCACAATCAGAGACAGATAATCACAGCTGTAAATATAATGATAAGGTACATTGATGTGGTTGAACAGGATGACAAATGCTCATAAAAAAATCACATTTGGGTTCAAACTTTTGTTATGCTGACATTCcaaaatgtgtgtttgagtgtttacaAGAAACTGTAAGTGAACTACATAAAAGAAAGAGCAAAACAGTTTCCATTTACGGGAAATCTGCTATGCTGATGATACCCAACCACACATTTCCATAACTGGATGGAAATGTAAACTTAACATTCTTTCAGCATTGGGCACAATCACCAACAAATAGCCACACCTTCTGAGGATTATACTAGGTAGGGGTGTCTAAAAATATGATCCTTGGGGTTTGAAATTCCAACCCACTTGTAAACATCACAGAATGAATAACTTTGTTATCACCAATCACACTACATGTGCAAGTTTGATTGAGGTCTTGCAGCCATTGTAACCATTTCGACTTGACACTCAAACTTTTTTGCTGACATTCCAAAAAAGCATGTATGAGAGAAGTGATTGTATTTACAGGAAATCTGCAGTGCTGAAGAACCTACTCAACGCCACCCTGTACCAGGGAAGATGGTATAGGCTATTATCAACATTTGAGCAGATGTCTATCTAGGTATTCAAAAGGGGTAGTATCAGAGTACATCAGCTGACATCAGCCTGTGATGTCCATATTTTGACCCCCTCCAAACTATGAGGTTTGATTATTATGCAAATGTATTATGCCAATGTTCGCAGATACAATGAGGGCTCAGAGTTCAAACCGCCCAGACCAGATTAACAAGATTTGGCTATGACGTGTTCCATAATACATTCATATAAAAGGTGAGTGAGTGCACCATTTAGTCAGTGCAAAGAATAATAACACAGGTAAGGTGATCTTGTTCTTGATCTCTTTGCACTTGAGGTTAATCTGTTTAAACACATTCTTTCATTTAAATGGAGTTTTGATGAAAAATTGTCTGTACACATTTGTAGACATTTTTCCTGATCATAGCTATATTATCAGTCAAGTGACATATCTGTAATCTTAGCAGTGACTCCTAGCAGAGTCTTTAGCAATGCATGGCATGGACTGTGCAGAAGGTTTATTATTCAGTTTTGCAGGCTGAATGACTGTAATGTTTTGTAATTTACTGATGAATCATTATTGGAGTGTTTATCTAGTAACAAATGTAGTTTATCTAAAATTGTTCCTAGTCAAAAGATAAAGCTACCCTCATACAGAAGTGTCTGCAAGATTGTAAATCTAAATTGTAAACTATTGACAGCACATCTATCATATGAATGACTATACCTGTGCCTCATTACTCTAGTATTTCCATATTCAATTGTTGTCCTAATTTGAATTTTGAATGTGATGATGGACTCAGACCAAATGTCATGATTATCATTTAGTGTTAAAAATGACATaacgctaccttagaataataaggttctatctgacatttttgtcaaaattgagttatttacatattttttattctttgaaagtttttttttaagttcagATGAGGTGTTTCTTAAAGTTGTGTACATATTTGGACTTTATATCAAAAAGAACTTGTTCCATTTACCATGtaactctatggaattctaaaactttgaagctcaatatctcagaactactcaaaacgcagatagaaccttattattctaaggtagcgataAGTCAACACAGTAGTCCTTGAGCCAGAGGGGTTGGCTGGTACCACTTGAGGGGAATATGTCTCAGTGATTTTTGGCAAGGTACAGTATACCATCCTAGAAAATTAGAAAATAAGTAATAGCATTGCATTGACAGCAGCTTTTTGTGTGTTATCATCCTGTATGTTTATAGGGTAAAAATCTAGATATCCCCACAACACTTCCACAACTGATTATTTGCATTATGTCAATAATTATTTGacatgttatatgttatatatacCTGCAATTCTTAAAATGCTGTGTTTTTGAGAATGTCTTCATAAATTTGCTGAAAGTCCATGTCCCAGTCTGGCATATAGagtaccctccagaatgataggcacctttggtaaagttgacaacaaacaggtataaaaaaaataatcttttggtgatttattgtgctctcacaatgaaaacaattagaaaaaatccacccttgaagggaagcaaatatattctgagaaaaaggaaaatctcataaagaaatacatatttttaatgaaaacattgCTGGCTGTTGGTAGTATTTTGATGTATTCAAAATATTCCAATTCAAAACACCTGCTATACTATAATAACATTTCACTCTAATAtgtccaaaatgaaaaacaaaaagaagaattTTTAACCCGACTTTATCCAGTGTTTCTGTACTTAAAATGTATGTTTTGTATATTGTGCATTTCAGTAGACAATGGCTCATTTACATACTTATACATACCATTTAAGTAAAGTTGCAataaaacataataatattgacttaaataattaaatgtaaatgtggaaGTTTTGTGGTATATattagttaacatttttagcctacatttttagGACTACAGGTCATAGTTTGTGAACAGACAACTgcagtttattttttaaagaaataatgAATGCCTGAATGATAATTTGCATAAAAATATACATTTCCACAAGCAACATTGTTACATACAGTTCTGTGTTGATTTTCAAGTAAAGATGTCTAGAGTCCGCCAATCATTTTTGTAATCCTAATCTGCACGATTATGTAGGGAAAGGGCGTACTCTTTTGTTTACTAAAATATGCCAGACCTTTACAGTTCATCCATGAGCATCATATtcaactgctgctgctgctaattTCTTTAAATTGCTTTAGGAGTATTGTTCCACTTTTCagtattattgtattatttccaACGTAGCTCACATTCCCATTTATTGAATTCATTTTTATGTACCTAAAATTGCAAATGGCTTGTGATAAATTTATAGACAGTTAACTCAGtgctcttttttttcccattttcAGCTTCACATTCAGATATCCTGCAAATCAACAAGCTGAACACTGTTAAAGCCTACTCCAAAGAACATCAGTCTAATTTAAATTAAAACCAAATAAATTTACAGTAGACCACATGGCAAACGCCATCACAGAAGAATTGTCCAGTCTAGATGTCGTTCATCCAGATAAGTTTAAGGGTAGAGTCTTTGATCGGGAGAAAATACATCACATTCAGGCCAACTTCTACAAGGGTGCCCCACCTCAGTGGCTGAACTTCTACTTAGCAGAGAAGAATGGAATGCCATTTGTAAAAAGAGATGGTTATGAAAAGATTAAGAGTCTCATCAAGACATATCAGACAAGAAGGACTGTCACTATGGTTAACCTGCTGCATCAGCCAGGAAGTGGAGGATCTACATTGGCAATGCAGGTTCTATGGGATCTGCAGAAAGATTTCTGGTGCACAAAACTAGCAACTAACGTAGTCCTTGATCCAAACGTCATCGCCAAAGATGTTATAAACCTGGTCACCAAgcaaaataatacaaaaaacagAAGAAAGCCTGCACTGCTGTTACTTGATAATGCAGACATGCTGAAAGACAATTTATCAAAAACTCTAAAGAAGGCACTTTTTGATGAGTTGAACGAAATCGACAACAGCCTGCCCATCATCATTTTGAACTGTGTCCGAAAAGCTGAATTTACAGAACGTGATCTGAACAATACAGTGTTCTTGAATGCAAAACttaacatggagagagagatgtgggaaAAGGAGGAATTTGATCAACATCACAGGAGTGTCATGAAGCAATATGAAAATGAACACGAGAAGTTCCATGGTTTTAATATTATCTATGGCGATATCGACTCAGCAGAATATACAGCAAATGTGTGCAATGTCATAGTGCCCCCTAAAATAAAAAGAAGACCTCGCAAAGATCAACTCTTTGCAATCCTCGCCTTGGTCAATAAGTATGCACCTGGCTCTGACTTTCTTCTTGATCAGTGCGAGAAGTTTCTACAAAAAAGTCCGAGCATTCACAGGCAACCATCATTTGAAGAGCAGATGGGTCAATTCTCGGATCTCTTAATTGCATACACAAATTTTGAGACAAACAcagactatgtgtgtgtagctcatCCAATGATCGCCAATAAATGTGTTCAGTTATTTAGGGATCATGGACTAAGTATGGGTGAGGTCACCTATCTGTTTCTGCAGAATTTTTGTGCAAAGATAGCATCACCAAGTCTGATGCAGACAACAAAGACAATGCTCACCATGCGAGAAGACAGAAATGGGGATAAAGACACATTTTCAACACTGATTCAGCACATCAGTAAAGGAGAGGGGAAGATAATGTGCACAAGACTGATGAAGGAGGCTTCTACGATCTTTGGAGACCGGCCAACCTTTCCACAAGCTCTCGCACGTTTCTACTACCTCATGGTCGATAAAAGTTTGCCGATAATTGAGAAAGATTACATCAATGCTGAGATTTGGGCAAGAGAGGCAATCAGAAGACACCCCAATAATTCTTTCATTATGGATACCCTAGGACAAGTTCACAAACATCACTTGCTTCACTACATGAGAAGAAAATATTGCCCATCTAAGGCATTGAGATTAGCATTTTTGGCTATCAAGGCTTTTCAGGAGGAAGAAATGGCTGCTGAGAAAGAGGAAggtaatgaagaggtgaagGATGGTACAGTGAACATTTCTCCGACTTTTAACTTTCTAGGAAAGTTGGGATATCTACAGGTTGCTCTGCAAGGTTTTGTGAGTGATCAAAATGTCAACAATGATTGGTGTGATGTCTCGACTCACAAAAATATTCATGAAGGTTTGGGCATTCAACTGTCACGCAAAATCCGAAATATCATGAGGAACTTTGAGGCAGAGGTCAATACGAGGTTTGAGTTTTTTGAAAAATATCTCACCTACACCAAACCTGATCCCAAGAGGGATGACCCAACTTTTATTAGAGAATATGCTGACAAATGTTGTGAGAAATATGTGGGGACACCACCTAGAGTTTTGAAGATGAAGTTTGAGGACAAAGAGATAGAGATGCTGGAGACGGAGTTTACAACTCTGACTGATTTACAAGGTTTTTTGTTGAGACAGAAGACCGACCACAGTCCAGAGCTGTACCATCTTCACTTGCTCCAGGCAAATAAGGGCCAGGACCTCAGCAATGTGGTCATGAAGATGAGACAGGCATACAACACCATGTATGAGAAATTCTTCCGCTCTCGCTATCTGGTGCCCCTCTACATGAAGTCTACAAAAGGTTGGCAAACACTGAGTGAACTACTACTTCAGCCTTCGAAGTTAGAGAAAGGAGCATGCAATGATCCAAACGAAACAGAAGGGAGAGCAGGTCCTGATCACAGGGACATAGAGGAATGTCTGATGCGAATCCAAGGCCGAATTGTGAGACCTACAGTTTTGGCTTTTCTTGAAGATACAGTGATTGAGGTAGAGCCTCACAACAAGGAGCAGGTCCTGAGAAATGGTGCCATATCCTTCTACTTAGGATTTAACATTAAAGGTCCTGTGGCCTTTAACATCAAATATGAACATTCAGGGTGATGACCGATTAAAATTACTTTTACATTGAGAAACATTTTATATATACGATTTACAGGCCACAGTGTACCCTAAGTTGAATGAAGAACTAGATTTCAGACCTTTCTTGTGATCATTTTCTGTTGTTTGGGCTTAACTTGCAATATAGCCACCTAGTGGactctctctgtatgtggaTATTCACGATGTATCCACCTAgtggactgttttttttttttgggggggggggggggtgatttgtTCTTTTTCATGTGAACATTTACAACCAGCCACCTAGTGGAGTGTTTTGGTATGTTTCATGTGGTAGCTCACCATGTCACTCAGGTGTTACCAATTAGCCTACACAAGAGGggaaatagacctctgaagttcgcctacaaaaaagatcCAAAACAGCCatatttgcccatataaggagatccggttgttaattgaagctaactacctatggcaaattgcattgcaagttaggtCTGGgctagcaaaaatctaagtgtgccgccttcactTACCGGAGTCACAGTAttcactcgaaggcagaggacaaaagtgtgttcaggaaaacgtctgcatttcagactttttcatccccacgagactttaacaggtgcgattattcaaaatccccacgttattttcccataggaaaaatcgccagataccggatgtcaaagatggcagcttttttgtaggcgaacttcagaggtctattgtttGTCTGGGAAGCACACCCTGAAGAAAGCTGTTTGCCCCGCTACACACGGGTTGCTTTTCCCTATATCTTTTTACATTTTCTGTTGTGACATAGCCAGTAAAATAAAggtttttaaaataatttttaaGAAGAGTGCCTTGGATTCCCTTATGTTTACCTTTATTCATTGTGAGACCTGTACATATATTGCAGTGAGTGTAATCATATCCCTCATTATTTTATATAGCTTTTACATGAAACATTTTGAATTGTCTGAAATGTAATGATATTGCAATGTGTTATGTTTTAACAATACAACCAATACTTTGAACAGCCCGTTATTGTGTACCAAATACTGCATTCTATGAACATAATGATTCTGatggaaaataaaataaataataattccTTAGTTTCTTAATTCTTTAGTTACAAAATAAAAGAAGAAGTTATATCCAGTTATGTCCCTTTCCTTGACTGAATAGGCTTATTGAGTTTACAATGTAGTACTGCACTTATTTTACAGACTGCTTCTTATGGACATGGTCAACTACAGTACACATCTTACCATATCAAGTTCTTCAATGCAAGGCATGAATAAACATAAATTATTAAGTAAGAGTAAATGTATTTAAACAATGGCAAAAACAATCTGTGTCATATACAGTATTACTAACAACCAACTACTACAAATCACATGAACTGTCCGAAGAGTTTTTGTTTGGGAAAAAAGTCTGATGAAATGGTGAACATAGGCAGAAAATAAGGTTCTGGATTACAGTGTTGTACATTTCCCCGGTAAACATAAATACATTTAGAACATAAGTTGTCAGGGTCTCACATTAAAAAGAACATTAGCTAGGAAATGGCTAAATATCCTTCTACTTAGGATTTAACATTAAAGGTCCAGTGGCATTCAACAGCCATGATTGAGTGCAATATTTGCACCTCATCCATACAATTGGGATGAAAACACAACTTCCTCTTTGTTAAACAGAGTGTGtatggaaaaaaagaaaccttTGAAGAAATATGTAtaactctctcatacacatataatgcaacacacagagacacaaaaataaatcagagACAGACTCACATTGGCATATTGAGTGCAATTCCTCCTTCAAAGCGACTCTTGCAATGGTTCTCTGTATCCAAACTAACACGGCCCGGGCCTGGCGTTGCCGTGCATGTGCTTCTCCAGCCCCTTGTGGAGTCGAAAGGCCTTGCCACAATGTGGGCACCTGTACGGCTTCTCGCCCGTGTGCCGCCGGAGGTGGCGCCGCAGGCTCTTGCGCAGGATGAACTTCCTGGGGCACTGCGGGCAGTGGAACGGTGTCTCGCCGGAGTGGAAGCGCCGGTGTTTGTGCAGAGACTTGACGCAGCGGAAGACCTTGGTGCAGTCTGGGCAGACGAGAAGGGTTTTCTTCTTGAGGGTCAAGCGCGGGGGTAAGCGGTCCAGTTGCACGGAACAAGAGGGCAGCGGTAGGCTGATGCATTGTGTAGATGGACAGCTAGGTGGAAGAGGTACAATTCCTCCTttttttcctgctctctctACTTGTTCAGCGCCCACCTTCACTATTGAGCCAGATGATCTTAGTGTTATGTTGGGCTTCGACCCTGACAAGCAGGCCTTCATATCATAGGacccatcttcctcctccttcaccttcttttcatcctcctcctcatctttaTTCGGCcacctcttcacctcctccagtCCCTTCCTGACATCACTTGCCCCCATTATGACAACCGCAGGCGCTTCATGGTCAGGTGATTTTCCTGACTCTGTAGGGCAGGCGAGATGACCATCTGGGGTGCTGGGCTGAGGTGGAGTGACATCCACAATCTCAGCCTCACTTGCTCCCTCACTTTTATCCAACTGTGCGATGCTGGGTGTGGCTTCCACCTCCATCTTGAGAGGAAAGGCACTTAGAGAGCTCACACTCCCCTCTGTGGGTGGTGTGCTACCGTCAGTTAACCTTGACTCTCCTTCGCTGCCCGAGTGTAAAATGTGTTCCACTGATGGCGTCTGAGCGGTCAATGGCTTTTCCTCTTCTAGCTCTACTTTACACTCTGTTTGAGCATGCACTGTCAGAGGCGCCTGTGATCCCAATTCAAGCAGCCCATGTTGCACCTCCCTTTCATTCTGACCAGAGGTCAGCGAAGAAAACAAGGTATGGGCATCAGCAAACGTTTCAATGACAACAGGCAGGTCAGTCATTACCTTGGAGTCTGCCACATACACATCATGAGCCGAACTGCACTGAGGAAGGACCTGACTGCTGGCTTGTCTGCTGACACTAGGGGGGGTTGGTGTCCTTATGGCGGTGGAAAGCGGTTCATCACACCCTATAAATgaatgggagggagggagggagtgaatgtgtgagagagagagagagagagggcaatgaTCTGAATGTGTGAGGCCATTTTCAGGTAGGATAATTTTGCAAGTCCTCCAATGTACAGGTTATGGCTGTTTTAGAGGGACATCCCAGGTCAGTTGCCATTAAGGCAAACAAAACATTTAGTAAACGTGTCTGTTATGGAAGGAAATTAAGTCTGTTCAGCAATTGACAAACTTTGCTTTAAATTTGTTTTGTAACATACATGCAGCTCTCTGAGTCTAATCATGACAATTGGATAGTCATGCATGTGAACTGTTTTATATTAACATTACTACTTTCAGGACATCTCTTCCAATGAGATGTTTATTCATCTTTTAATATACGAAATATTATTACTATGTGGCTGTTATGTCCACAGTCTCTTCATGAAAACACTGACCTTTCATTCATTTTGTTTGGGTAGATGTGATTATGAAATGTTGATATGATACATTATGCAATGTGGATGTTTTACCAAACAGTCTGACAGTCATACTAGGTGctcattctttcacacaaacatacgggcATTTGTGGACGTTTGAGGGCAGTAACCAGGTATGCAATGCTGTTGAAGGTGCAAACAAACGGTGCATCGCCATCGAGATCATATAgtaaggagctggctcaagggttataaatgtattttgttgTGTTTAGTTGTATTATGAAAGACATCCATAGACATCCATGTGTATTCACTTCTGGCTCCTTGGCTATCAATTTGGTAGCctaactatagaccctttcaacaataaaaacaaaaacaatgcttgaacattctattcgggccccaatctacttcctctgcattaagataacatatggaatgttaaaaaggaaggcttgtggggccaactatgatgctgataatggaactctcttgaaagggtccataatggGTATTTGACGTTTttagaacagtgtttctcaaccgGGGTGCCGTCCGGCATCCTCAAGAGTGCCACAGAAGTACGTGGCTGACAAAGGCTaataaaatgaaattgaaataaaTTAATGCATAATTTTGGAATCTTTCTTCTAGCTTCATCATTACGCAGTTAAGTAAATGGAGGCCACATCAGAGAAAATAGTTCAGATTATTTTATCTAACACT comes from Alosa sapidissima isolate fAloSap1 chromosome 18, fAloSap1.pri, whole genome shotgun sequence and encodes:
- the LOC121689436 gene encoding zinc finger protein 397-like isoform X2, giving the protein MTDLPVVIETFADAHTLFSSLTSGQNEREVQHGLLELGSQAPLTVHAQTECKVELEEEKPLTAQTPSVEHILHSGSEGESRLTDGSTPPTEGSVSSLSAFPLKMEVEATPSIAQLDKSEGASEAEIVDVTPPQPSTPDGHLACPTESGKSPDHEAPAVVIMGASDVRKGLEEVKRWPNKDEEEDEKKVKEEEDGSYDMKACLSGSKPNITLRSSGSIVKVGAEQVERAGKKGGIVPLPPSCPSTQCISLPLPSCSVQLDRLPPRLTLKKKTLLVCPDCTKVFRCVKSLHKHRRFHSGETPFHCPQCPRKFILRKSLRRHLRRHTGEKPYRCPHCGKAFRLHKGLEKHMHGNARPGPC
- the LOC121689436 gene encoding zinc finger and BTB domain-containing protein 42-like isoform X1 produces the protein MASEVYTVDMVLQTHVRGILDAVVNVLVEEITDIFRTCFALEQNGVSHAGSYIGFTDPAELQHRLRKSLKSIRQSGPSPGCDEPLSTAIRTPTPPSVSRQASSQVLPQCSSAHDVYVADSKVMTDLPVVIETFADAHTLFSSLTSGQNEREVQHGLLELGSQAPLTVHAQTECKVELEEEKPLTAQTPSVEHILHSGSEGESRLTDGSTPPTEGSVSSLSAFPLKMEVEATPSIAQLDKSEGASEAEIVDVTPPQPSTPDGHLACPTESGKSPDHEAPAVVIMGASDVRKGLEEVKRWPNKDEEEDEKKVKEEEDGSYDMKACLSGSKPNITLRSSGSIVKVGAEQVERAGKKGGIVPLPPSCPSTQCISLPLPSCSVQLDRLPPRLTLKKKTLLVCPDCTKVFRCVKSLHKHRRFHSGETPFHCPQCPRKFILRKSLRRHLRRHTGEKPYRCPHCGKAFRLHKGLEKHMHGNARPGPC